Proteins encoded within one genomic window of Saccharopolyspora pogona:
- a CDS encoding DUF6221 family protein: MDRFVQFLRRQLDIDLELLRVAREDAETGSTHACLITPIRGFRECELKARLLTTHHHCGSGEGPCDTLGESYPPEDERGCPTRALLGLPYSDRPGYSARWRP, translated from the coding sequence ATGGACCGGTTCGTCCAGTTCCTGCGCCGGCAGCTCGACATCGACCTCGAACTACTGCGCGTCGCCAGGGAAGACGCCGAAACCGGCTCCACTCATGCATGCCTGATCACCCCGATCCGGGGATTCCGCGAATGCGAACTCAAGGCCCGCCTGCTGACCACCCACCACCACTGCGGCAGCGGCGAGGGCCCGTGCGACACGCTGGGGGAGAGCTATCCGCCGGAAGACGAGCGCGGCTGCCCCACCCGGGCCCTGCTCGGCCTGCCCTATTCCGACCGCCCTGGCTACAGCGCCCGCTGGCGACCCTGA
- a CDS encoding type III polyketide synthase codes for MAVLCRPAVAVPEHVITTEETLELTRRVHADHPQLPLVLRLIGNTGVRKRHLIRPISETLQHPGFEARNKIYEEHAKQRVPAVAARALANSGLRAEDIDLLVYVSCTGFMMPSLTSWLINSMGFRHDTRQLPIAQLGCAAGGAAINRAHDFCTAYPDSNALIIACEFCSLCYQPDDHDIGSLLSNGLFGDAVAAAVVRGAGGSGVLLERNASAIIADTEEWISYQVKDTGFHFRLDKRVPTTMEPLAPALRALVDRHRWDVAGLDFYIVHAGGPRILDDLTKFLRVPPVAFRFSRATLTEYGNIASGVVLDALLRMFDEDSLTARARGLIAGFGPGISAEMAVGSWLPDPQVSFVRPRSESVPLLGGR; via the coding sequence GTGGCAGTCCTGTGCAGACCGGCGGTTGCAGTTCCCGAACACGTCATCACGACGGAGGAAACCCTCGAACTCACCCGACGTGTCCACGCCGACCATCCACAACTCCCCCTGGTCCTGCGGTTGATCGGCAACACCGGGGTCCGCAAGCGCCACCTCATCCGCCCCATCTCCGAAACGCTGCAGCACCCGGGGTTCGAGGCGCGCAACAAGATCTACGAGGAGCACGCCAAGCAGCGCGTGCCCGCCGTCGCGGCCCGGGCCCTGGCCAACTCCGGGTTGCGCGCGGAGGACATCGACCTGCTGGTGTACGTGTCGTGCACCGGGTTCATGATGCCGTCGCTGACGTCGTGGCTGATCAACTCGATGGGGTTCCGCCACGACACCCGGCAGTTGCCGATCGCCCAGTTGGGGTGCGCCGCGGGCGGTGCGGCGATCAACCGCGCTCACGACTTCTGCACTGCCTACCCCGACTCGAACGCCCTGATCATCGCTTGTGAGTTCTGCTCGCTGTGCTACCAGCCCGACGACCACGACATCGGTTCGTTGTTGTCCAACGGGCTGTTCGGTGATGCGGTCGCCGCTGCTGTTGTGCGGGGTGCCGGTGGTAGCGGGGTTCTCCTGGAGCGCAACGCCTCGGCGATCATCGCGGACACCGAGGAGTGGATTTCCTACCAGGTCAAGGACACGGGTTTCCACTTCCGGTTGGACAAACGGGTGCCGACGACGATGGAGCCGCTGGCGCCCGCGCTGCGCGCATTGGTGGATCGTCATCGGTGGGATGTCGCCGGGCTGGACTTCTACATCGTCCACGCCGGTGGGCCGCGGATCCTCGATGACCTCACGAAGTTCCTGAGGGTGCCGCCGGTGGCGTTCCGGTTCAGCCGGGCGACGCTCACCGAGTACGGCAACATCGCCAGCGGTGTCGTGCTCGATGCGTTGTTGCGGATGTTCGACGAGGATTCGCTGACTGCTCGGGCGCGCGGGCTGATCGCGGGTTTCGGTCCTGGTATCAGCGCGGAGATGGCGGTCGGCAGTTGGTTGCCGGATCCGCAGGTGTCGTTCGTCCGTCCTCGGAGTGAGTCCGTCCCGTTGTTGGGAGGTCGTTGA
- a CDS encoding cytochrome P450 — protein sequence MSDGCPLRSYDPPNISGVGFDPDLAGFLQEEPVARIRMRFGEGEAWLVTRYEDVKFVTSDPRFSRAAIAGRPFPRMTKHVIPLDRALSYSDPPEHARIRRVAAKVFAQRNVERLRVHAEQVVAERVDALVAAGRPADLVEHVVAPFPMTMIGEVVGVPVADRSWLMWCAETLFSMARDEAEVARNGRIKEELYEYFKKLVARRRAWPRDDLVTVLADARDRGEIGDEELGALVVLVSLNGWHAVRYNSSSMLYVLLTEPGLWERLVAEPGLIPHAVEELLRFVPHKRGVGQPRVATEDVVIRGVRIRAGDVVHISYVAANWDAEVFPHPERVDLDRAEVPHLAFGHGPHYCVGPLLARMEVQVLLGVLLDRLPRLRLAVSPDEVRWRRDVMIRGPVDLPVSW from the coding sequence ATGTCGGATGGGTGCCCCCTTCGGTCCTACGATCCGCCGAACATTTCCGGGGTGGGTTTCGACCCGGATCTGGCCGGGTTCCTCCAGGAGGAGCCGGTGGCCCGGATCCGGATGCGCTTCGGTGAGGGCGAGGCGTGGTTGGTGACGCGGTACGAGGACGTCAAGTTCGTCACCTCGGATCCGAGGTTCAGCCGGGCGGCGATCGCGGGTCGGCCGTTTCCGCGGATGACCAAGCACGTTATCCCGTTGGATCGGGCGCTGAGCTATTCGGATCCGCCTGAGCATGCGCGGATCCGGCGGGTGGCGGCGAAGGTGTTCGCGCAGCGCAACGTCGAGCGGTTGCGGGTGCATGCCGAGCAGGTGGTGGCCGAGCGGGTGGATGCGCTAGTGGCTGCGGGGCGGCCTGCTGACCTGGTCGAGCACGTGGTGGCGCCGTTTCCGATGACGATGATCGGTGAGGTCGTTGGCGTTCCGGTGGCTGACCGGTCCTGGTTGATGTGGTGCGCGGAGACGTTGTTCAGCATGGCTCGTGACGAGGCGGAGGTTGCCCGCAACGGTCGGATCAAGGAGGAGTTGTACGAGTACTTCAAGAAGTTGGTGGCGCGGCGTCGTGCGTGGCCGCGTGATGATCTGGTGACGGTGCTGGCGGATGCCCGTGATCGTGGCGAGATCGGTGATGAGGAACTGGGTGCGTTGGTGGTGCTGGTGTCGCTGAATGGGTGGCATGCGGTGCGCTACAACAGTTCGAGCATGCTGTACGTGCTGTTGACCGAGCCGGGTTTGTGGGAGCGGTTGGTGGCTGAGCCGGGGCTGATTCCGCATGCGGTGGAGGAACTGCTGCGCTTCGTTCCGCATAAGCGCGGTGTGGGGCAGCCGCGGGTTGCCACCGAGGATGTCGTGATTCGGGGTGTTCGGATCCGGGCTGGGGATGTCGTGCACATCTCTTATGTGGCGGCGAATTGGGATGCGGAGGTGTTCCCGCATCCGGAGCGGGTTGATCTGGATCGTGCGGAGGTTCCGCATCTGGCTTTCGGGCATGGTCCGCATTACTGCGTGGGGCCGTTGTTGGCGCGGATGGAGGTGCAGGTTCTGCTGGGGGTGTTGTTGGATCGTCTCCCCCGGCTTCGTTTGGCGGTTTCTCCGGATGAGGTGCGGTGGCGGCGGGACGTCATGATCCGTGGTCCGGTTGATCTTCCGGTGTCCTGGTGA
- a CDS encoding leucine-rich repeat domain-containing protein — protein MTTQLPDDAIRREDGQPVADLAAGAGLTEVPGAIARMRQLRHIDLDGNTIRHLPASVATLPQLHTLLLYDNDLTGLPGEFGPALRHLSVGRNHLTALPDALWQTTTLHALNLAENNLVEIPETIRALSRLRELHAHNNQITALPDSLPGLRQLQHLELRNNPLQRLPESIGALTELTHLDLRATALRELPESLAALPRLTKLDLRWTKPDHHPGWPHDLRHRGCAVLL, from the coding sequence ATGACCACGCAACTCCCCGACGACGCGATCCGCCGCGAAGACGGCCAACCGGTCGCGGACCTGGCCGCTGGTGCTGGGCTGACCGAGGTCCCCGGCGCGATCGCGCGCATGCGGCAGCTGCGGCACATCGACCTCGACGGCAACACCATCCGCCACCTACCCGCATCGGTCGCGACGCTGCCGCAGCTGCACACCCTGCTGCTCTACGACAACGACCTCACCGGCCTGCCCGGTGAATTCGGCCCCGCACTGCGGCATCTCAGCGTCGGCCGCAACCACCTGACCGCACTGCCCGACGCCTTGTGGCAGACCACGACCCTGCACGCCCTCAACCTCGCCGAGAACAACCTGGTGGAAATCCCCGAAACCATCCGGGCGCTGTCGCGGCTGCGGGAACTGCACGCACACAACAACCAGATCACCGCACTACCGGACTCCCTGCCCGGCCTGCGCCAGTTGCAACACCTGGAACTGCGCAACAACCCACTGCAGCGCCTGCCGGAATCCATCGGCGCGCTGACCGAACTGACCCACCTCGACCTGCGCGCCACCGCACTGCGCGAACTACCCGAAAGCCTCGCGGCCCTGCCCCGGCTGACCAAACTCGACCTGCGCTGGACAAAACCCGACCACCACCCCGGCTGGCCCCACGACCTGCGCCACCGTGGATGCGCGGTCCTGCTCTGA